One region of Intestinimonas massiliensis (ex Afouda et al. 2020) genomic DNA includes:
- a CDS encoding zinc-finger-containing protein produces the protein MRKVYCDYCGCQAEYVDSKVVYGKSYGMMYLCRNCMAYVGVHKGTDKPLGRLANAELRYWKKRAHAVFDPLWQRGRFRGHRNAAYGWLAQKMGLPVEQTHIGMFDVAQCRKAIHIIENETRGGSSHG, from the coding sequence ATGAGAAAAGTTTACTGCGACTACTGCGGCTGTCAGGCTGAGTATGTGGACAGCAAGGTCGTCTACGGCAAGAGCTACGGCATGATGTACCTCTGCCGGAATTGCATGGCCTACGTCGGTGTTCACAAGGGCACCGACAAGCCCCTGGGCCGGCTGGCCAACGCGGAGCTCCGCTACTGGAAGAAGCGGGCCCACGCCGTTTTCGACCCCCTGTGGCAGCGGGGGCGTTTCCGCGGCCACCGCAACGCGGCTTATGGATGGCTGGCCCAGAAGATGGGCTTGCCCGTGGAGCAGACCCATATCGGGATGTTCGATGTGGCGCAGTGTCGCAAGGCCATTCATATCATCGAGAACGAAACGAGAGGAGGAAGTTCACATGGATGA
- a CDS encoding single-stranded DNA-binding protein translates to MLNRIIIMGRLTRDPELRRTQSGTAVASFSLAVDRDFKNQNGEKETDFIDVVAWRNSAEFVSRYFTKGRMAVVEGRLQIRPWQDRDGNKRRSAEVVADNVYFGDSKKDGDGGGGYQGGYPQDAYGGGYGGGYAPPPAGRSGPPAGGYPPSNYGGGDFTELGDDDDGELPF, encoded by the coding sequence ATGCTCAATAGAATCATCATCATGGGTCGGCTGACCCGTGATCCAGAGCTTCGCCGCACCCAGAGCGGCACGGCCGTCGCCTCCTTCTCCCTGGCGGTCGACCGCGACTTCAAGAACCAGAATGGGGAGAAAGAGACGGACTTCATCGACGTGGTAGCATGGCGAAACTCCGCCGAGTTTGTATCCCGGTACTTTACAAAGGGCCGCATGGCTGTGGTGGAGGGGCGGCTGCAGATCCGCCCCTGGCAGGACCGGGACGGAAACAAGCGCCGCTCGGCCGAGGTCGTCGCCGACAACGTGTATTTCGGGGATTCCAAGAAAGACGGGGACGGAGGTGGCGGCTACCAGGGCGGCTACCCGCAGGACGCCTACGGCGGCGGGTATGGCGGAGGCTATGCGCCGCCCCCGGCTGGGCGGTCTGGCCCGCCGGCCGGAGGCTATCCGCCATCCAACTACGGCGGCGGAGACTTCACGGAGCTGGGCGATGACGATGACGGGGAGCTCCCGTTCTGA
- a CDS encoding replicative helicase loader/inhibitor, with protein sequence MTKKEMTEIFSVMLLAWPNAEMFKGGVAKLGPTIELWAACLSDVDFWTGQQAVIRLCRACKFPPSIAEFKEQADAVGVDVQSRIDRAWNDVKWSRLLEESPEEWYQRLPPGSDIKAVVNALGGPGGLVSKDGKRWNYYEFRDVYEKLIRKEVPGAVAQLTSGKKKELSP encoded by the coding sequence GTGACCAAGAAGGAAATGACGGAGATTTTTAGTGTCATGCTCCTTGCGTGGCCCAACGCTGAAATGTTCAAGGGTGGCGTCGCCAAGCTGGGGCCGACCATCGAACTCTGGGCAGCCTGCCTCTCCGATGTGGACTTCTGGACCGGCCAGCAAGCAGTTATCCGATTGTGCCGGGCCTGCAAATTCCCGCCCTCTATCGCAGAGTTCAAAGAGCAAGCTGATGCCGTAGGCGTGGACGTTCAAAGCCGCATCGACCGCGCCTGGAACGATGTCAAATGGTCCCGGCTCCTGGAAGAGTCCCCAGAAGAGTGGTATCAACGATTACCGCCGGGGAGCGATATCAAGGCCGTGGTCAATGCCCTGGGCGGCCCCGGGGGGCTTGTGTCCAAGGACGGAAAGCGCTGGAACTACTACGAGTTCCGGGATGTGTACGAAAAGCTGATACGAAAAGAAGTGCCCGGGGCGGTGGCGCAGCTGACCTCCGGGAAAAAGAAGGAGTTGAGTCCATGA
- a CDS encoding cell wall hydrolase has product MRTRKSYRRRAWAQRIVLALLLAVVATLVIARIEAEPVAGEVSTTPEATPQETAVLRPEPTYVVGVVPTPEPMPKVVARYADVSMTEAERDELAAIIYLEARGEPAEGQQAVAEVVLNRAVSSDFPDSVSEVLHQGEGTAVPQFSTIGLLSAAEPGQAQYDAIDAALYGPSILPVDVVFFSRSGENDRVWGEIGGHVFCYAYVWE; this is encoded by the coding sequence ATGAGAACGAGAAAAAGCTACCGCCGCCGGGCCTGGGCGCAGCGTATCGTACTGGCGCTGCTCCTGGCGGTCGTTGCAACGCTGGTAATTGCCCGTATCGAGGCGGAGCCGGTGGCGGGCGAGGTATCTACCACCCCGGAGGCAACGCCCCAGGAAACGGCTGTATTGCGGCCGGAGCCTACCTATGTCGTAGGGGTCGTCCCGACCCCGGAGCCGATGCCGAAGGTGGTGGCACGATATGCGGATGTCTCCATGACCGAGGCTGAGCGCGACGAGTTGGCGGCGATCATCTACCTGGAGGCCCGCGGAGAGCCGGCCGAGGGACAGCAGGCGGTGGCCGAAGTCGTTTTGAACAGAGCGGTTTCCTCGGACTTCCCGGACAGCGTGAGCGAGGTGCTGCACCAGGGGGAGGGTACTGCGGTGCCGCAGTTCTCCACCATCGGCCTCCTGTCCGCGGCCGAGCCGGGGCAGGCCCAGTATGACGCCATCGACGCGGCGCTATATGGCCCGTCCATCCTGCCGGTCGACGTGGTGTTCTTCTCCCGGAGCGGAGAGAATGACCGGGTGTGGGGCGAGATCGGCGGCCATGTGTTCTGTTACGCCTATGTCTGGGAGTGA
- a CDS encoding Holliday junction resolvase RecU encodes MTKEKDPLRQLMGKISKAKGKHFEERLDASFAYYRDRGYAIIEKTPEPMRPTKNLGNGKFIAFFEKKAQPDYKGVIKGGRTVMFEAKFTAKERMEQDRVEREQGEYLDRHERLGARCYVLAGFGSGEVYRIPWAIWRSMKEHFGRKYVIEADLEQYRVHTAWNATLQLLD; translated from the coding sequence ATGACCAAGGAAAAGGACCCCCTCCGCCAGCTGATGGGAAAAATCAGCAAGGCCAAGGGAAAACACTTCGAGGAACGCCTGGACGCCTCCTTTGCCTACTACCGTGACCGGGGGTACGCCATCATCGAAAAGACTCCTGAGCCCATGCGCCCGACAAAGAACCTGGGCAACGGAAAGTTCATCGCTTTCTTTGAGAAGAAAGCGCAGCCCGACTATAAGGGCGTCATCAAGGGCGGCCGCACCGTCATGTTTGAGGCAAAGTTCACGGCAAAGGAGCGGATGGAGCAGGACCGCGTGGAACGGGAGCAGGGCGAGTACCTGGACCGGCACGAGCGCCTTGGGGCGCGGTGCTATGTTCTGGCCGGCTTTGGCTCCGGCGAGGTCTACCGCATCCCCTGGGCCATCTGGCGCAGCATGAAAGAGCATTTTGGCCGAAAGTATGTCATTGAGGCCGACCTGGAGCAATACCGAGTACATACGGCGTGGAACGCCACGCTGCAGCTGCTCGACTGA
- a CDS encoding DNA translocase FtsK → MSEISMYEAQKKKLQGLCDEHDLVFRFIKDRYPITLTIKPVQGMDAQISMLENVEEVGYRSPDASMTWIFEDGVLETKVTGGTFTISKTLRGKIENVLVKMIAYWQQYFFRDVMEKNALRPGVMPVIDEDEADDSEAPPVPEGAEPLEEYEDDGEIPGGEELDENDPDIQEATRIVRGENKATTALLQRRMNIGYAKAARLLDALENLGVVGPYNGSDPREVLPSDLPDDDDSEEGESDDEA, encoded by the coding sequence ATGAGCGAGATTTCTATGTACGAGGCCCAAAAGAAGAAGCTGCAGGGCCTATGCGACGAGCATGACCTTGTTTTCCGCTTCATCAAAGACCGCTATCCCATCACCCTCACCATCAAGCCCGTGCAGGGCATGGACGCACAGATTTCCATGCTGGAGAATGTCGAGGAGGTCGGCTATCGGAGCCCGGACGCCTCCATGACCTGGATCTTCGAGGACGGGGTGCTGGAGACGAAGGTCACCGGTGGCACCTTCACCATCAGCAAGACCCTCCGGGGGAAAATCGAGAATGTCCTGGTGAAGATGATCGCCTACTGGCAGCAGTACTTCTTCCGGGACGTGATGGAGAAGAACGCCCTGCGCCCCGGCGTAATGCCTGTCATCGACGAGGACGAGGCCGACGACAGCGAGGCCCCGCCCGTGCCGGAGGGTGCGGAGCCCCTGGAGGAATACGAGGACGACGGCGAGATCCCCGGGGGCGAGGAGCTCGACGAGAATGACCCGGACATCCAAGAGGCTACCCGCATCGTCCGGGGCGAGAACAAGGCTACCACGGCCCTCTTACAGCGGCGCATGAATATAGGCTATGCCAAGGCCGCCCGCCTCCTGGATGCCTTGGAGAATCTGGGCGTGGTCGGCCCCTACAACGGCTCCGACCCGCGAGAGGTGCTTCCCAGCGACCTCCCCGATGACGATGACAGCGAGGAGGGCGAGAGCGATGATGAGGCGTGA
- a CDS encoding N-6 DNA methylase, with translation MGKAIRLRGECQKNIVKLLDGLCGRYSRWEVWQDFIIMSAISIANVLGGPHREAREREYTNHASRYSLKELEVFAQMLAEVAMEMEREPDQDLLGELFMALGLSNEWKGQFFTPYSVCRAMSTMTYGDDFKARIEQKGWVAVNDPACGAGALLIAFANECRRPGHDINFQTSVLFVAQDIDFLAGMMCYIQLSLMGCPGYVVIDDSISHPITGIDPHGLIPRDGPNVWYTPMYFRDVWHWRRLWVQMDRVLFTAAPKGQAETLAPEPPGTNGPTLSEGKGGQLTLF, from the coding sequence ATGGGAAAGGCCATCCGTCTCCGTGGTGAGTGCCAAAAGAATATCGTCAAGTTGCTGGACGGCTTGTGCGGCCGCTACTCCAGGTGGGAAGTGTGGCAGGACTTCATCATCATGTCCGCCATCAGCATTGCGAACGTCCTGGGCGGCCCTCACCGGGAGGCCCGGGAGCGGGAGTACACGAATCACGCCTCCCGGTATTCCCTGAAGGAGCTGGAGGTATTCGCGCAGATGCTGGCGGAGGTAGCCATGGAAATGGAGCGAGAGCCCGACCAAGACCTCCTCGGGGAGCTTTTTATGGCCCTCGGCCTCAGCAACGAGTGGAAGGGTCAGTTCTTCACCCCGTACTCCGTGTGCCGGGCGATGTCCACCATGACCTACGGTGACGATTTCAAGGCGCGCATCGAGCAGAAGGGATGGGTGGCCGTCAATGATCCGGCCTGCGGGGCAGGGGCCCTGCTGATTGCCTTTGCAAACGAGTGCCGCCGCCCTGGCCACGACATCAACTTCCAGACGTCGGTGCTGTTCGTGGCCCAAGACATCGACTTCCTGGCAGGGATGATGTGCTATATCCAGCTGAGCCTCATGGGCTGCCCTGGGTATGTGGTCATAGACGACAGTATCTCCCACCCCATAACAGGGATTGATCCTCATGGGCTCATTCCTCGCGACGGACCAAACGTCTGGTACACGCCCATGTACTTCCGGGACGTTTGGCACTGGCGCCGGCTGTGGGTGCAGATGGATCGCGTATTGTTCACGGCGGCTCCGAAAGGCCAGGCGGAAACGCTGGCCCCGGAGCCGCCAGGCACAAATGGGCCTACATTGTCCGAGGGCAAGGGCGGCCAGCTGACACTGTTTTGA
- a CDS encoding Myb-like DNA-binding domain-containing protein — MRVSPPLGKRTWTAEEENYLRESWGTVTVDGICRHLNRTKNAIMVRVNRLGLPPYLESGEYITLHQLSRALGFGASSDKYFMKSWVENRGFPLHYKRRGASTIRVVYLGEFWAWAEKNRSFLDFSKMEPLALGEEPDWLPGQRRKDYEAYALQRKDAWTPTEDSRLKMLVSLHKYSWAEISDMMHRSHGAISRRCRDLGIKDRPVAMELTGKRGTWSPEDFEALVDGIRNGDSYAAIGKAVGRSEKCVRSKVYNDYLTENMDKVREMLGDGPWGSGAPEMDVKHGFYISRTRQQVRRDLSTLAALLRKRMNDLGYDPYWQRFMCMNWDDFDGCAAGCKDCDSCTEFRRIPPQYCARCGATFYERKENRFCLACRTARKKQAQRRWCRMNGYTRKEV; from the coding sequence ATGCGCGTATCGCCGCCGCTTGGGAAAAGGACATGGACGGCGGAGGAAGAAAACTACCTCCGGGAGAGCTGGGGTACCGTGACGGTCGATGGAATCTGCCGCCACTTGAACCGCACAAAAAACGCTATCATGGTAAGGGTAAACCGGCTGGGGCTTCCGCCCTACCTGGAGAGTGGAGAATACATCACCCTGCACCAACTGTCACGCGCACTTGGCTTCGGGGCATCATCGGATAAGTATTTCATGAAAAGCTGGGTGGAAAACCGGGGCTTCCCCCTGCACTACAAGCGGCGGGGAGCATCGACGATCCGTGTGGTCTACCTGGGTGAATTCTGGGCGTGGGCCGAGAAAAACCGCTCTTTCCTGGATTTCTCCAAAATGGAGCCCCTGGCACTGGGGGAGGAACCAGACTGGCTGCCGGGGCAGCGCCGAAAAGATTATGAGGCCTATGCGCTTCAGAGAAAGGACGCATGGACACCGACAGAGGACTCCCGCCTAAAAATGCTGGTCAGCCTGCACAAGTATTCGTGGGCCGAAATTTCCGACATGATGCACCGCTCCCATGGAGCGATTTCCCGCCGTTGCCGCGACCTTGGTATCAAAGACCGGCCTGTGGCTATGGAGTTGACCGGGAAGCGCGGGACATGGTCACCGGAGGACTTTGAGGCACTGGTTGACGGTATTCGCAATGGCGACAGCTACGCCGCCATCGGGAAGGCCGTAGGCCGGTCGGAGAAATGTGTCCGCTCCAAGGTCTACAACGACTACCTGACCGAAAACATGGACAAGGTGCGTGAAATGCTCGGCGACGGACCCTGGGGATCCGGAGCCCCGGAGATGGACGTCAAGCACGGCTTCTATATCTCGCGCACCAGACAGCAGGTCCGGCGCGACCTCTCCACGCTGGCGGCACTGCTCCGCAAGAGGATGAACGACCTCGGGTATGACCCCTACTGGCAGCGGTTTATGTGCATGAACTGGGATGACTTCGACGGATGCGCCGCCGGGTGCAAGGACTGCGATTCCTGCACAGAGTTCCGCCGCATACCCCCGCAATACTGCGCCCGCTGCGGGGCTACCTTCTATGAGCGCAAGGAAAATCGCTTCTGCTTGGCCTGCCGCACGGCCAGGAAGAAACAGGCTCAGCGCCGGTGGTGCCGCATGAACGGATATACCCGAAAGGAGGTGTGA
- a CDS encoding ParB/RepB/Spo0J family partition protein, giving the protein MKKSINDRCPLQVECERKKCEYVRKELECPYYSANARKGYYIDDQEEIRDRRDRERMDEALLASLGDDDDDDTSDGGLVYIPVEQLYPHPDNPRKDLGDLTELADSIKANGVLQNLTVVPRTVTGEITGETWQKGYTVVIGHRRLAASKLAGLKELPCVITDMDLRSQVQTMLMENIQRADLTLYEQAQGFQMMLDLGDSIDEIARKSGFSQTTVRRRVKLLELDQEKFKASVSRGANLMDYMELDKIDDPELKNEVLEAIGTNNFRQKLASAIETEKSRKLIAERVQALSAFATQVEKVDHSTMRYVRNYGTWNKKDEVTRPDDADTVAYFFCVGMHQVDLYRQIVEEPEDTEAAAQAERIKAELERRHAELETISRAAYQARYAFIKDFSAAKKNVATVCRFVAGMLLRGHDDPDDAMMSELLGIGIDTENDEIDIPAFDERSKESPEYALLATAYASFDDERVNYFWWRWDSAKHSMACAYQENESLDFLYKILTELGYEMSDEEKALQDGTHELFQEVDG; this is encoded by the coding sequence ATGAAAAAATCAATCAATGACCGCTGCCCACTGCAGGTCGAGTGCGAGCGGAAAAAATGTGAGTATGTCCGAAAGGAGTTGGAGTGCCCATACTACTCAGCGAACGCCCGCAAAGGCTACTACATCGACGACCAGGAGGAGATCCGTGACCGGCGGGATCGGGAGCGGATGGACGAAGCCCTCCTTGCTTCGCTGGGCGACGATGACGATGACGACACCTCCGACGGCGGCCTGGTCTACATCCCCGTCGAACAACTTTATCCTCACCCCGACAACCCCCGGAAAGACCTGGGCGACCTGACCGAGCTGGCCGACAGCATCAAGGCCAACGGTGTCCTCCAGAATTTGACCGTTGTCCCCCGCACCGTGACCGGGGAAATCACGGGAGAAACCTGGCAGAAGGGCTATACCGTGGTCATCGGCCACCGCCGGCTCGCAGCCTCGAAGCTGGCCGGGCTGAAAGAGCTGCCCTGCGTCATCACCGATATGGACCTTCGGAGCCAGGTGCAGACCATGCTCATGGAGAACATTCAGCGGGCCGACCTCACCCTTTACGAGCAGGCCCAGGGCTTCCAGATGATGCTCGACCTGGGGGACAGCATTGACGAGATCGCCCGGAAGTCCGGCTTCTCCCAGACGACCGTGCGGCGCAGGGTGAAGCTACTGGAGCTCGACCAGGAGAAATTCAAGGCTTCCGTGAGTCGTGGTGCCAACCTCATGGATTACATGGAGCTGGACAAGATCGACGACCCGGAGCTGAAGAATGAGGTCCTGGAGGCCATCGGCACCAACAACTTCCGGCAGAAGCTGGCCAGCGCCATCGAGACAGAGAAAAGCCGCAAGCTCATCGCGGAGCGGGTGCAGGCCCTTTCCGCCTTTGCGACTCAGGTTGAGAAGGTGGACCACTCCACCATGCGGTATGTGCGGAATTACGGCACCTGGAACAAGAAAGACGAGGTGACGCGCCCCGATGACGCGGACACCGTAGCTTACTTCTTCTGTGTGGGAATGCACCAGGTAGACCTTTATCGCCAGATCGTTGAGGAGCCGGAGGACACAGAGGCGGCGGCCCAGGCGGAGCGAATCAAGGCAGAGCTGGAGCGCCGGCACGCAGAGCTTGAAACTATCTCCAGGGCAGCATACCAGGCCCGATACGCATTCATCAAGGACTTTTCGGCGGCGAAAAAGAACGTGGCGACTGTCTGCCGGTTTGTTGCTGGGATGCTCCTCCGGGGCCACGATGATCCCGACGACGCCATGATGTCCGAGCTCTTGGGCATTGGCATTGATACCGAGAACGATGAAATCGACATCCCGGCCTTTGATGAACGGTCGAAAGAAAGCCCGGAATACGCTCTTCTGGCTACCGCCTACGCGTCCTTTGACGACGAGAGAGTAAATTATTTCTGGTGGCGCTGGGACTCCGCGAAGCACAGCATGGCCTGCGCCTACCAGGAAAACGAAAGCCTGGACTTCCTGTATAAGATTCTCACCGAGCTCGGATATGAGATGTCCGACGAAGAAAAAGCCCTCCAGGACGGCACCCATGAGCTGTTCCAGGAGGTGGACGGATGA
- a CDS encoding ASCH domain-containing protein, protein MKALTIWQPWASLLVSGQKKYETRSWATAYRGPIAIHAAMRPVRRTIDALAADKEGSGWNVLERLDGLFIRPGALDQLPTGAIVGKAILTRCNLITEDFRAKLSPQELDLGDFSIGRYAWEFHVMVPVDPPVKASGRQGLWTWEGSLE, encoded by the coding sequence ATGAAGGCCCTCACCATTTGGCAGCCCTGGGCCTCACTGCTGGTGTCCGGCCAGAAGAAATACGAAACCCGGAGCTGGGCCACCGCCTACCGAGGCCCCATAGCCATTCACGCCGCCATGCGGCCGGTGCGTCGAACTATCGACGCGCTGGCCGCCGACAAGGAAGGGAGCGGGTGGAATGTGCTGGAGCGGCTGGACGGCCTCTTCATCCGGCCTGGGGCGCTTGACCAGTTACCTACCGGGGCCATCGTCGGAAAGGCGATTCTGACCCGTTGCAATCTGATTACAGAGGACTTCCGGGCGAAGCTGTCGCCCCAGGAGTTGGACCTGGGTGACTTTTCGATTGGCCGGTATGCGTGGGAGTTTCATGTGATGGTCCCAGTGGACCCGCCGGTGAAAGCCTCCGGGAGGCAAGGACTCTGGACTTGGGAGGGAAGCCTGGAATGA
- a CDS encoding DNA adenine methylase, whose translation MNAVIKYPGAKWSLAEWIIGHFPPHHSYLEPFFGSGAVLFTKQRSNIETVNDLDGNVVNLFNWIRNDPERLARAIYWTPYARDVYDRAWAAQHTETDPFQRAVDFYVRMMMGHGFRTTGEKVGWKNDVQGREAAYAAGYWCKTPEVVYQAAERLRGVQIENRPAVELIRRFNFPNVLIYADPPYLLETRHGKQYRCEMSKKDHVDLLDALKAHRGPVILSGYESDLYDDALTGWYRDEATAIAQTATKRKEVLWMNFEPQGIQERMF comes from the coding sequence TTGAATGCTGTAATCAAATACCCTGGAGCAAAGTGGTCACTGGCCGAATGGATAATTGGACACTTTCCGCCGCACCACAGCTATTTGGAGCCCTTCTTTGGGAGCGGAGCAGTACTGTTCACAAAACAGAGGTCCAACATAGAGACGGTGAATGACCTGGATGGGAATGTAGTCAATTTATTTAACTGGATTAGAAACGACCCGGAGCGGCTGGCCCGTGCGATTTATTGGACGCCCTACGCCAGAGATGTTTACGACCGCGCGTGGGCCGCGCAACACACAGAAACTGACCCATTTCAGCGCGCAGTAGACTTTTATGTCAGAATGATGATGGGACATGGTTTCCGCACAACCGGCGAAAAAGTGGGGTGGAAAAACGACGTGCAGGGCCGCGAGGCCGCCTACGCTGCAGGTTACTGGTGCAAAACGCCGGAGGTTGTCTATCAAGCCGCAGAGCGACTTCGGGGCGTTCAAATCGAAAACAGGCCGGCCGTAGAGCTGATACGCCGGTTCAATTTTCCAAATGTGCTGATTTACGCCGATCCTCCTTATCTACTGGAGACACGGCACGGAAAGCAATATCGGTGCGAGATGTCCAAAAAAGACCACGTTGACCTACTGGATGCTCTAAAAGCGCATCGCGGGCCGGTAATCCTCTCCGGATATGAAAGCGACCTCTACGACGATGCGCTGACAGGCTGGTACCGAGATGAAGCAACAGCCATTGCCCAGACCGCGACGAAACGAAAGGAAGTCCTGTGGATGAACTTTGAACCACAAGGAATCCAAGAAAGAATGTTTTAA
- a CDS encoding sodium:solute symporter family protein, giving the protein MFGIIVLAVYAALMIGVTLIFTRRATSSESFHVADRRICAPVAAMSIAATWIWAPSLFTSSEMAYTKGVPGMFWFLVPNVLCLIIFIPFAKKIRRQYPEGITLTGYMAERYRSPRVKGVYSFQLGALAVLSTAVQLLAGGKTLALLTGLPFWSMTLALAAIAYSYSRFSGIKASVATDVVQLGIILLGGALLVSLGLRLTGGLETVRAGLGSVSGEYTSLTSASGVEVLLSFGLPTAVGLISGPFGDQCFWQRAFSIREDRIGRSFFVAALLFALVPIAMGTVGFLAAGSGFQAADAGMVNFEFVMSLLPAWVLVPFLFMVISGLLSTVDSNLCAAASLTTDWMTGEGADNIRASRRVMLALLLVSILIANIPGLTVTHLFLFYGTLRASTLLPTVMTLLGKKLSAGGVFAGVLTALCVGLPIFAYGNIAGIPALKTAGSLTTVLSSGVVAVIASRKAVRT; this is encoded by the coding sequence ATGTTCGGAATCATTGTCCTGGCCGTCTATGCGGCGCTGATGATCGGCGTCACGCTGATTTTCACCCGTAGGGCGACCAGCTCAGAGAGCTTTCATGTGGCAGACCGGCGAATCTGTGCTCCCGTCGCAGCTATGAGTATCGCTGCGACCTGGATCTGGGCGCCGTCTCTGTTCACGTCATCGGAAATGGCGTACACAAAAGGCGTTCCAGGAATGTTTTGGTTCCTGGTGCCGAATGTGCTGTGCCTCATCATCTTCATTCCCTTTGCCAAGAAGATCCGCCGCCAATACCCGGAGGGCATCACCCTCACCGGCTACATGGCCGAGCGGTACCGCTCCCCGAGGGTAAAGGGCGTCTACTCCTTCCAGCTGGGCGCGCTGGCCGTCCTCTCGACGGCCGTGCAGCTGCTCGCCGGCGGGAAGACGCTGGCCCTCCTCACGGGCCTGCCCTTCTGGAGCATGACGCTGGCCCTGGCCGCCATCGCCTATTCCTACTCCCGCTTCTCCGGTATCAAGGCGTCGGTGGCCACGGACGTCGTCCAGCTGGGCATCATCCTCTTGGGCGGTGCGCTCCTGGTATCCCTGGGCCTCCGGCTGACCGGCGGCCTGGAGACAGTGCGGGCCGGGCTGGGCTCTGTCAGCGGGGAGTACACCTCCCTGACCTCGGCCTCCGGCGTCGAGGTGCTGCTGAGCTTCGGCCTCCCAACGGCGGTCGGCCTCATCTCTGGTCCGTTCGGCGACCAGTGCTTTTGGCAGCGGGCCTTCTCCATCCGGGAGGACCGCATCGGCCGCTCGTTCTTCGTCGCGGCGCTGCTGTTCGCCCTTGTCCCCATCGCCATGGGCACGGTAGGCTTCCTGGCCGCCGGCTCCGGCTTCCAGGCGGCAGACGCCGGCATGGTGAACTTCGAGTTTGTCATGTCGCTGCTCCCGGCCTGGGTGCTGGTGCCCTTCCTGTTCATGGTCATCTCCGGCTTGCTCTCCACGGTGGACAGCAACCTGTGCGCCGCGGCGTCCCTCACGACAGACTGGATGACCGGCGAGGGGGCCGACAACATCCGCGCCTCCCGGCGCGTCATGCTGGCCCTGCTGCTGGTGAGCATTCTGATCGCCAACATCCCGGGGCTGACCGTGACGCACCTGTTCCTGTTCTACGGCACCCTGCGGGCCTCCACGCTGCTCCCCACGGTGATGACGCTGCTGGGGAAGAAGCTCTCCGCCGGCGGCGTGTTCGCCGGCGTCCTCACCGCGCTGTGCGTCGGGCTCCCCATCTTTGCCTACGGCAACATCGCGGGCATTCCGGCCCTCAAAACGGCCGGCAGCCTGACGACCGTGCTGTCGAGCGGCGTCGTGGCCGTCATCGCCTCCAGAAAGGCGGTGAGGACATGA
- a CDS encoding phosphoadenosine phosphosulfate reductase domain-containing protein: MSLGRKQRITNEAWLEAVATVESAVSEAALGELVAATIEDIKAKTAGKKAAYAWSGGKDSIVLGKLCEAAGVVDSMIGVCDLEYPAFAAWIEANKPEGCEVINTHQGLDWLARHPEMLFPQNSAAAGRWFSIVQHRAQRIYAKAHGLDLIILGRRRADGNYVGRGTNIYTDGKGVTRFSPLAAWSHEHVLAYIHYHQLPLPPIYGWKNGYLCGTHPWPARQWTGGTENGWREIYDIDPSIVIEAAEKIESARAFLKGVRA, translated from the coding sequence ATGAGCCTGGGTAGGAAACAACGCATCACCAATGAAGCCTGGCTGGAGGCCGTTGCAACCGTCGAGAGCGCGGTTTCCGAGGCGGCCCTGGGCGAACTTGTGGCCGCGACCATCGAGGACATCAAGGCCAAGACAGCGGGCAAAAAGGCGGCCTATGCCTGGAGCGGTGGTAAGGACAGTATTGTCCTTGGCAAGCTCTGCGAGGCCGCCGGCGTGGTCGACAGCATGATCGGCGTGTGCGACCTGGAGTACCCGGCCTTTGCCGCTTGGATCGAGGCCAATAAGCCGGAGGGCTGCGAGGTCATCAACACGCACCAGGGGCTCGACTGGCTGGCCAGACACCCGGAGATGCTGTTCCCGCAGAACTCGGCCGCGGCCGGCCGGTGGTTTTCCATCGTGCAACACCGGGCCCAGCGCATCTATGCCAAGGCCCACGGCCTCGACCTCATCATCCTGGGCCGCCGCCGTGCGGACGGGAACTATGTGGGTCGCGGCACCAACATCTACACCGACGGCAAGGGCGTCACCCGCTTCAGCCCGCTCGCGGCCTGGAGCCATGAGCACGTCCTGGCCTATATCCATTACCACCAGCTCCCGCTCCCGCCCATCTACGGGTGGAAGAACGGCTACCTCTGCGGTACGCACCCCTGGCCCGCCCGGCAGTGGACGGGCGGCACCGAAAACGGCTGGCGCGAAATCTACGACATCGACCCCTCCATCGTCATTGAGGCGGCGGAGAAGATCGAGAGCGCCCGGGCCTTCCTGA